A stretch of Rhododendron vialii isolate Sample 1 chromosome 4a, ASM3025357v1 DNA encodes these proteins:
- the LOC131323916 gene encoding uncharacterized protein LOC131323916, with the protein MEVCSKLVAMALGLVLAVAMVAGPAEARMLERVRFGMLPKAFVPPSGPSWRYTYSPPPPTRQRLLHFGMLPKGIVPPSGPSWRYTYSPPPPGRQPSLHFGMLPKGVILRPSGPSSKSNVPPSPSPPPPPHH; encoded by the coding sequence ATGGAGGTCTGCTCGAAGCTTGTGGCAATGGCTCTTGGGTTGGTTCTAGCTGTGGCTATGGTTGCTGGCCCGGCCGAGGCCCGAATGCTCGAAAGGGTTCGATTTGGGATGTTGCCTAAAGCATTCGTACCTCCATCTGGACCATCTTGGAGGTATACCTATAGCCCGCCACCACCAACACGACAACGCTTGCTGCATTTTGGGATGTTGCCTAAAGGGATCGTACCTCCATCTGGGCCATCTTGGAGGTATACCTATAGCCCGCCACCACCAGGGCGACAACCCTCACTACATTTTGGGATGTTGCCTAAAGGGGTCATACTACGCCCATCTGGACCGTCTTCCAAAAGCAATGTACCGCCGTCGCCgtcgccgccaccgccaccacatcACTAA